One window from the genome of Pseudoliparis swirei isolate HS2019 ecotype Mariana Trench chromosome 24, NWPU_hadal_v1, whole genome shotgun sequence encodes:
- the LOC130190228 gene encoding claudin-4-like, whose translation MASTGLQLLGLVLAVMGWVGGALVCAAPLWRVSAFVGGELVIAQVLWEGLWMNCLSQTTGQIQCKSYDSTLALPASAQAARSLTVLALLLCLLALMLGVAGAKCTHCMGDGNHANKARLARIAGLLFGVAGLAYIIPISWTAHAIIRDFYDPNVPAPLKRELGPALYLGWGASLLLMVGGSLLYMGSSPQGARALPVFGGAAKDNPVAGPSGEAKQPGKSFV comes from the coding sequence ATGGCGTCAACGGGTCTCCAGCTGCTGGGCTTGGTGTTGGCTGTGATGGGGTGGGTGGGCGGGGCGCTGGTGTGCGCGGCTCCTCTGTGGCGCGTGTCCGCCTTCGTGGGCGGCGAGCTGGTGATCGCACAGGTGTTGTGGGAGGGACTGTGGATGAACTGCCTGTCTCAGACCACAGGTCAGATCCAGTGCAAGTCCTACGACTCCACCCTGGCGCTGCCCGCGTCTGCCCAGGCCGCCCGGAGCCTCACTGTTCTCGccttactcctctgcctcctggcCCTCATGCTCGGGGTGGCCGGGGCCAAGTGTACTCACTGCATGGGGGACGGTAACCACGCCAACAAGGCTCGGCTGGCAAGGATAGCGGGGCTGCTCTTCGGCGTGGCTGGCTTGGCCTACATAATACCCATCAGTTGGACGGCCCATGCGATCATCAGGGACTTCTACGATCCGAATGTCCCGGCGCCTTTAAAGAGAGAGCTGGGGCCGGCCCTGTACCTGGGCTGGGGGGCCAGCCTGCTGCTCATGGTGGGGGGCTCTCTGCTCTACATGGGCTCTTCTCCACAAGGAGCAAGAGCGCTGCCTGTTTTCGGCGGAGCAGCGAAGGACAACCCAGTGGCAGGGCCGTCAGGGGAGGCCAAGCAACCGGGGAAATCATTTGTATGA